A region from the Halichondria panicea chromosome 11, odHalPani1.1, whole genome shotgun sequence genome encodes:
- the LOC135344400 gene encoding uncharacterized protein LOC135344400 isoform X5, with amino-acid sequence MATVNVGAGDSEDSGEASPLDEMCDMRTLYDKLHPARTEWFNIGLTLNLPIESLKEIDLLHKQDPKTCLCTMLTRRLDAGPLSWGEVCDCLRYPIVGRNNLAEAIEEWRKAFPIEMMGKKHSKTTPAQVPFPLSKVVTGHMHGPVNYHSSLDDQVDHLETSFQWLTNEAFRRMKISNVSVDDFYVAISNMKLSMKCLAKKYVEECFEKASTLPKIWGKLNHFWNFFNYELFQQVVRVMFTKADDPLLSQLAEYENEMKTFLCRTKLCDFVDHWPFSIAKPKKKAIKQLKRIFVTVDKKWEDCTLHDVKKTKTTFSVGFSLPQEFMVLKGAGTGSVSILLHAPPSLANSIEEQVKQGKDDFLADNGFLSITIDGVQVYPHTPMRQASLQVLTMETLKKETKFTDEQLDTRVEKTDLPQLSSYFDNIYDGYLEKLGLSSGQQTDVRSHAFVHGSQGGMLLALTYWLDRVVAEGTFRALLLILLSLGKEDVAIKVAQYLSAKGYSITTSELDAMEINTKEPIESKSDDQTINEHNAMIINILETKYNVDNDAAVLIKELTLEDNRDVTTKINKNNQLLLACKFGYTAVVRYLINKCDVDVDGAVTSDGLTPLGVAVREGHLDTIKYLIMDCNVDVSDSAQIVRILELTLKDEGDVTTKVNENNRLLLACKFGYTALVRYLINKCDVDVDGGVTSDGLTPLGVAVREGQLDTIKYLIKDCNVDVSGAVTSDGLTPLGVAVREGHLDTIMYLIMDCNVDVSGAVTSDGLTPLGVAVREGHLDTIKYLIMNCNVDVSDLISNWLIYCRWPLQMTCKDWTQQCAYRTVCAFVCYMC; translated from the exons agaTGTGTGATATGCGTACACTGTATGACAAACTTCACCCAGCTCGCACTGAATGGTTTAATATTGGGTTGACACTGAACTTACCAATCGAATCATTGAAAGAGATTGACCTTCTTCATAAGCAAGATCCTAAGACGTGTCTCTGCACAATGCTGACTAGAAGACTGGATGCAGGTCCCCTCTCATGGGGGGAAGTGTGTGACTGTCTTCGATATCCAATCGTGGGTCGTAACAATTTAGCAGAGGCAATTGAAGAGTGGAGAAAAG CTTTTCCAATAGAAATGATGGGCAAAAAGCACTCTAAGACAACACCTGCTCAAGTTCCTTTTCCTTTATCAAAAGTAGTGACTGGCCATATGCATG GTCCTGTAAATTATCACTCCAGTTTGGATGATCAAGTGGATCACCTGGAGACATCGTTTCAATGGCTAACGAATGAAGCATTTCGAAGAATGAAGATATCTAATGTTAGTGTTGACGATTTCTATGTCGCTATATCAAATATGAAGCTATCAATGAAATGTCTAGCTAAAAAGTATGTTGAAGAATGCTTTGAGAAAGCCAGTACGCTCCCAAAAATTTGGGGCAAACTAAATCATTTCTGGAATTTCTTCAACTATGAGCTTTTCCAACAAGTGGTTCGAGTCATGTTCACTAAAGCAGATGATCCTTTGCTGAGCCAACTAGCCGAATATGAGAATGAGATGAAAACATTTCTTTGTAGAACAAAACTTTGTGACTTTGTTGACCATTGGCCATTTTCAATTGCAAAACCAAAGAAAAAAGCAATAAAACAACTTAAAAGAATATTTGTTACAGTGGACAAAAAATGGGAAGACTGCACTTTACACGATGTGAAGAAAACTAAAACAACATTTTCAGTAGGTTTTTCGCTACCTCAGGAATTTATGGTGCTGAAAGGTGCTGGTACCGGCAGTGTGTCAATCCTCTTACATGCCCCTCCATCTCTGGCTAACTCAATAGAGGAACAGGTGAAACAAGGAAAGGATGACTTCTTAGCAGACAATGGCTTTCTTTCCATCACCATCGATGGTGTCCAGGTCTATCCCCACACTCCAATGAGGCAGGCCTCTCTACAAG TTTTAACAATGGAAACACTAAAGAAAGAAACTAAATTCACTGACGAGCAGCTGGACACAAGAGTAGAAAAAACTGACCTACCACAATTATCGTCATATTTCGACAACATCTATGACGGCTATCTTGAGAAGCTGGGCCTCTCATCTGGACAGCAAACTGATGTGAGGAGTCATGCATTCGTACACGGTAGTCAGGGTGGAATGTTGTTAGCTCTGACATACTGGCTGGACAGAGTTGTTGCAGAGGGCACATTCAGAGCTCTGCTACTCATCTTACTCTCCCTGGGCAAAGAAGACGTTGCTATCAAGGTGGCACAGTACTTGTCAGCCAAGG GTTATTCCATAACAACATCTGAGCTGGATGCAATGGAGATCAACACCAAAGAACCTATTGAATCAAAAA GTGATGATCAAACTATCAACGAACACAATGCAATGATAATAAATATCCTGGAAACCAAGTACAATGTGGACAATG ATGCTGCAGTTCTAATCAAAGAGCTGACACTCGAGGATAACAGAGatgtaacaacaaaaattaaca AGAACAATCAACTTCTCCTAGCTTGCAAGTTTGGGTACACTGCAGTTGTCCGATATCTGATCAATAAATGCGATGTGGATGTTGATG gagctgtgaccagtgatgggctaactccactgggagtggcagtcagagaggggcacctggacactatcaagtacctcATCATGGATTGCAATGTGGATGTCAGTG ATTCTGCACAAATAGTTCGTATCCTAGAGCTGACACTGAAAGATGAAGGTGATGTAACGACCAAAGTTAACG AGAACAATCGACTTCTCCTAGCTTGCAAGTTTGGGTACACTGCACTTGTCCGATATCTGATCAATAAATGCGATGTGGATGTTGATG gaGGTGTGACCAGTGATGGgctaactccactgggagtggcagtcagagaggggcagctggacactatcaagtacctcATCAAGGATTGCAATGTGGATGTCAGTG gagctgtgaccagtgatgggctaactccactgggagtgGCAGTTAGAGAGGGGCACCTGGACACTATCATGTACCTCATCATGGATTGCAATGTGGATGTCAGTG gagctgtgaccagtgatgggctaactccactgggagtgGCAGTTAGAGAGGGGCACctggacactatcaagtacctcATCATGAATTGCAATGTGGATGTCAGTG